The segment cttttagcttactGCTTTTCTAcgttcagcttttagtttttagcgagtcttcagctacttttagctttgagctagtcatttgctacatttagcttcaagctaaacttttactttctttagctttcagcttgcattttgcttcttttagctttttttttttgtagttttgcccctgtcattcagcagtcattaaATCACACTacattttggggggaaaaatcCTATTTCTCTGATTATTTTGGTTAATTTTGGTGTTACTGCAGtcagtgcttttctttttactcctATTGTTAGTTTCCTTGtcctcttcacttcctgttttattttgtcggTCTCAGATTTCTGTCTGATCTCGGATTTTAAATGACTTCCTTGCTTCAGCAGAGCTCTTGATTTTGCTGTCACCTCTGGTTGGAGTCGAGGttttccctcctcctgctgcccCCTGCCTGCCGGGTCGCTCTCCTCCACCCTTACCTCTgatatttgctgcttttactcctttgtgttcagtttctcATAAATAGAGCGTTAGTTGTATGCTTTCTTTTTCCAAGATTCACAGAATCAGCCTGAAATGTGTTTAAGTTGATCAGATGCTGTTATATACTGTTTGCAATGGAgacaataaataatgttttgtgatCAGattattattcttgttttgtttttaataaatgttacagTACATGTTGGAGCTACAATAAAGACCTGAAAAACATGCTCTGTGTCTCACTCATCTGGACAATTTTTGTCCCTCATTAGTCTTTCTTCAGGGTTCTTAGCCCTGAAACTCAAGGTGACAATTTGTTGGAATATTATCGGAttagttttaatattaaaaagctTTGACTCTTTAAAAGAATGAAGCCACCATGAAACTGAatgagaggaataaaaacagcaaagttaCAAAAGAGTAAATACAGCACCGTGAGTTTTACTTTAATGACTTCTTTAATTATGATTATTTTGGTATTTAGGAGCACTAAAAGAAACTTGCTTCACACCCTGGTGTTTCCAGctggtctgtttgttttcttggccTGACGGGACATTGGGTCTCTGCTCGGCGACAACGTTAAATGTCCCTTTCACCTTGACTTTCTGAAGGCGTCGCAGCAGGAGGCACGACGcgtatttttaataaagtagaGCATCTGGTGAGGCGATGAAGAGCAGAAACGCCGGCTCTGAGATCCTGTTTGACTGACAGTCAGACCAACCAGAAGGAGAAGGTCAAAGGCCAACGTGAAGCCTAAAACCTGACCTCTAGGCTCAGTTTGAGGTGAAGAGGTTTAAGAATATTGACTAATATGAAAAGTTTCTGCTGATGTTATGGTTTTCATCCAGCAACAGGTGATGAAtgttagatttaaaaagaaataagttaCAGGTGGAGATTCAATGATACATTGACAAAAATGTTCTGAATTCTccatccttttttctgtttctgtaaaattcaccTAAATGGTGAATTATTCCTACTGTTAATAAACTagagcattaaaacaaaaaaattactccGTTCTTTAGTTTTGTAGGTTAGTTTGTAAACCCTGACAGTCGGGGTTGTGTAATAAGATACCCGACTGTGTTTTCCTCTAACCGACTTCAGGGTTCTCATCGCAGCTGAAATAACACCCCAACCTTCCTGCCAACGACACACACAGCATTGAACTAAACTCCGACGGGCTGAACCTCTCAGCAGACAGAAAGAGCGACGGAAGGAGAGAAAATTCAAGCAGGTGATCAAAGTTTTAAGCTCAaaagagaacaataaaaaaataatacaaggCTCTAAATCAGTAAGAGAGGTAATGTACTGCATAAACTGTGCTATGGATTATTTTCTTATAACAAATGCCTGTAAATGCTTTTAATTAACTAATTACagaaatgtaatgttttgttcGTTGAGAAAGTAAATGTGTGTAAATTTCTTTAGCAGTCTTTACTCTTTAAAGCTATAGCAGCTgtcaaaatgtgcaatttttaatgttttatttgaatttttatgtttctaagacaatttctacatcattaagTGACTGTTTGGGGATTAATGTAAGTCGGACTCAACAGAGTTTTCGTAAAACTTGCGTCAGAAAAATAGCAAATATTCCCTGCATTTGTTTACAACTCGTAATTGTTGGGaacaaaacctgactctgctgatttagctcatttattacaaattatgcaaTAGACTTTTTGTAGTGAATGATGCGTATTTAGCTTGATTGCTTGTCTTTTTTATCACAGATGATACAAAATATCAACTTAGAAACAtagaaaatttgcatattttgacagctattatggcttaaATAACACCTAACGTGATtataaaggtactcattgcaaaaacaaaatatcataCCTATGACATTTGCTTGTTTAACTTTAGAAAGACCCCAAGTAGGTCAAATTAGTAGGTTAAATTTAAGATTACACAGaatacagccagcctaatgtagggcCGACACGTGACTCAAACTTCCTTGTGGTTTTGtcaaagtgctttgtttacactgagtgtggacctgcatttcatAATTGCAtacaatatatctggaaaactgaacCATTTGCTATAGGTCATGATgacctttttgtgtgtttaatttcaTAGTTTGAAGTGGGTACCTTTAAATTTACTGCTTTTGAACGTTCATTTCTACAtccaaaattatttaaagagaatTAACTTtacaaaatagacaaaaaaaactgaaaaccttcATATTTGAGTagcagaaataagaaaaaactgtatttttcgTTAACAAATgaattctgtttaaatgttttctttggtgTCGTTTGGCTCCTCCCACCTCATACGTCACTCACAGCTCGCTCCTGATTGGTCCATTTACAATAGTCCGCCTCATTCAAACTTCCGCCGTGCTGTGTCTGTGTATTGTTGTCGTCgatcttctgcttttttctgcaaaattaGAGAGTTTTAATGTGGCCGGGCTTCGACTTATAATCGTTTAGTACGTTTACATCTCAGCGCAAGGGCCTTTTGAAGCGACATACTCCGCGGAAATGGACGAAAAAGAAGAATTTAGCGGAAGGACGACGGAAAACCCGAAGAAGAAGCTCCGTAGGATTTCTTCGACGACGTCTACTACCAGTGTCATCAGCGCTGCCGAGCCCTCTCCTCAAAGCCTGCGGAGAAATAACTCCAAAAAGTACGTACATGTGAAAAAACCACGACTTTCTTTATTACAGAGTACTGTGAAATGTAATAGAACAGTAACAGAACTGTCATTAGGCGataacttcagctttttgtcGACTTTGACGGGCAGGGCTGGTTTTAACTGGCAAATGGTGCCTTCAAGTGCACTCGGAAACCAGACAATTAGGTAATGTGCCATGTGAAGCGTCTACTCAGGAGGAATgactacaaataaataaaccactgtttaaagataaataagCATTGTTACTTACTGCAAGAAAACCTAATTATGAAGACAAAGTTAATCGgaatttatacttttaaaattagtttcttAAGCTGAATTCTTCAAGTCTTTTAggtcataaaaatgtaataagatATGCTGTGTTAATGCAGGCAGATTGACTTGCCTTGTATTGTTTGATAATATCAATTAGTGTTCCttagagtttaaataaaacagcaaatttgCAAACCTTATTACagttaaaatcatcttattgtgctttttatttagtttttttacactGATCGTGTGTTTGGTCATCTCTAAATCAGCATGACTGTAAACCAGCTGAATAATAAATtggaaaaactgctttttttatgttgttgtgtGGCATATTATGCTGCGTTTGTGTTTTCAAGTTAACATTTTATTGGAAATGCAGGGTCCAGCTCTGTTTTTCAGGACAACGAagcaaaaagtacaaaaaaaaaaacagctatacAGACGATGATATGAGTTACAAACATGtatgaaaatgtaaatacacGACAGATATTGATGTTTCTTCAACTTTATTGCAGCATCCTAAGCGTgtagtgactgaaaatagaacCGTGCCGTTTATAATCTAGCAGGTATTTAGTAATTCTGTCTACAACTTATCACAGAAATACCATAAATTCTGCAGAAATAGTCAACATTATTGTTATAAAATATCCTTAAGCCTAACTGCAAAGAGCAGCCAGCCTCCACGGCTCTCTTTAGGTGTCGTGACACTTCTTAACTTAATTGTTTTGTCGATATAATTGACTTTTTCTGCACAGAGCAGTTCAGCTCGTTACCTGGATTAAAATATTATCCTTCAGCTGCCCTGAGACCCTCGGTTAAacctggaacaaaacaaaacagggaggAAACTACTTTAAACTCCTGtagattaaacaaacaaagtgtTATAAAGGATATTATTTCAAATAGGATAACTGTGAAAGCTACACAATgtgtttttgatctttttttcctgcagaccGCCCCTGCAGAGAGGCAGCTCCTTTACCTTCCTCACTCCAGGGACTCCGTGGGACTTCACTTTGGTGAGTTGGTTTCACCGAGCGACGGACATCTGATCTGGATTTCATGTTGCTGCGGCTTCGTTCCGTGTCTCCTCCGTCACTGAggtttttgtgtggtttttttgcttttgcagaaAAGGAAGCGCAAAGACAAGGAGGACGACACCATCAGTCTCTCCAGCTTCGACCTGAAGGTAAGGCAGCCTCGTCCGGGAACGCTGCAGATCCTGTGATCCCCTTTTGAAGCGAATCCTGACGGCAAACTTTAATCCCTCTGCATGACTCAGAAGGCAGCGAGTGCTGTCGTGTGTTTTAGCTGCAGATAATCCTGTTACCCCCACAGATTGACACAACCGCTCTCCGTCGgatgaaaatacagaaacacgTTGTCCTTCAGCTCTTTCTTGTAGAGTCTAGATACTGTAACaaatttctgtttcattaaCATATATGTCAATGGTTAAATCAACAGTTCACATTTAATGCGAAAGATgaactttaatgaaagtctgctgcattttttgaagctaaaataaagaaattgagagtttatttatttattttttttacacagacagCTGGCAGCAGCTCTCTTAGAGATTTAACTAAACCTAGGGTTTTATTCATGAAAGGGTGTTTAATTTAGATGTGCTTTAGGCATGAACAATGTATGGaaaatttattgtcattgcaatatcaatattgcaaagtATTGCTCTAAATTTCAGACCAAAACCAGAGAAGAGCTCAGAAAGCACAAACCTCCTCcgaggccacagcgtgattacaaaaaaaatggtgtcatccggatcataatctgcatcagcaccaaaatttaatccatttgttgtttttttttgtttcaaccccaacatttcctgaagatttcattgaaatctgttctttagtttttacctgatctttgctaacagaaaacCAGAACCTCATTGGTGGAGggaacaaaagggtcacatgtaggagcagagacaagtttttaacaaaggagttacctgtgaccttgacctttgaccccatgacagtgatcacccttgaccccgagatgtccagctgtgcagtttgacattcctgttttacagctgcagagttagagcacgagCTGAttcgtgacctttgaccggatcaccaccaaaatctaatcacgTCTTCCTCGTACCACGTTTGACATTTCCTTACATGACAATCCGTTCATAGcattttaagtaatcttgtccacagacaaacagacagacgtTACCAATAACATAACCTCCTTGAAGGATGTAATCCCCGCAATCCTAAGTGTCCACATTTGGTTTCATAACACTTAAAACTCAAAGGCCAAAGCAGCACTTTAGAAAATCAGAATCATATTTTTTTGGCCAAGTGTGTAAAGAACGCACAAGGAATTTATCTCTGCCTGGATGTGTCTCTCAGGTAGTAAAGAACAATACGGTACAGCACAAAAAGTTTGGTGTTACATGACGTAAGATGTGAAAACAGAGAGAGTTTAAAAGGGTGATGGCTGGTTGGGGAAAAATGAGAGGATGTaagaaaatgtgggtttatctCAACTGATGCCGTCGTTGCAGTATTCATCAGTATTATTACAGTTCCACGTTTGTCCTAATGTCTTACAGGCAGCTCAGTGTGCTCCTTATAAGTAGATCAGACTCTGAACATGGGTAAAGTAATTGTGTTTTGGTGCGTGTTAGTAATAATTATgttcaataattattaaatacCCTGTctagttttcctgtttattgaaAGCGTGGGTGGTTACTGAACCGCTGTGAGGATCTGAACACATGCGGCTggttaacaaaaagaaatgtttcaaagctaagctatttattttaaaccattaaatcaggggattaaatgtaaatttcatGATGAGCAAGTTTTCCAGCTGTTGGTTCAGACAGAAACCTGCCTGTGTGGAGAAAAGGCTTGTCCAATCAGAAGGCTGAAGATGGCAACAAAGAGTGAACCTCATACAGAAATGCAGGaacaacatgtttaaacataaCAGCAGCACTAAAAGGaggattttatgttttgaaacgCCGCTCCTGTCCAGTCTTGATCCCAGAATACATCTAAAAATTCTTCATTTACCACTTTACATTTTgctattttggatttatttcaACCAGACCTGCTTTTTTTGGCACCAAACACAGTCCTCAGAGCATCAACTTATTCTAGTCAggaatcaaacttttttttttttttttttttgagtttttaattcCTGGTCGCATCCAAAGAGTCAATACAGAGAGCGAGGGATATTAATGAGGGCGAGGCCTTTTCCTCACATTTCCTGTCTGGATAATACAGGATTGAGAGCTCAGAGGCTCaacaatatttttagtttggagttgttgttttatacGTTATTAATTCCTAAAACTAGACTCAACTCAACATGATGccgaaaaaataattaaagaaagtgttaaaataaatttcacatAATTTGAAAGTCTTGCATAATGAACCGTCTTCTAAAGGAGGACACTTTGATGATCATTTATAGCCTCCTGTTGAAAAAAGCAGTACTCTGTATCGTTTTATGAATATTATTCAGTTTAATGAAGCtgttgttgtgggttttttcttCAGGAACCCAATAACAAGCGCGTGCGCCCGCTGGCCAAAGTTTCGTCCCTCGTCAACCTGATGTCTCCCTCCAAACACGGAGCGGTGCGGCGATTCGGCCAGACCATCCAGGTGACTCTCGCTAACGCTTCGTCTAAAAGgggtttgtgttttgctgtaaCGTTTGCGCCCGTCTGCTTTCCCAGTCGATGTCTTTACGCAACGACCTCAAGTCACCGGTGACGACTCGCAGAGCCGCCTGCAAGGCTTCGGGTCCGACTCCCACCAAACGCAGGAACAGCACTCTGTGGTCCGAGACGCTGGACGTCCATCAGAAGAGCACCTTCTCTGCCAAAGAGATCAAAAGACAAGAGGTGGTGCAGTTCGCTGCTTTTAAATGTCGGGCGAAGCGTCCGGAGGAGTGTCGGGAGCAGGAGGAGTAATTTCTCTGTAACGTTTCTCCTCTAGGCAATCTATGAACTGTTCAGGGGGGAGCAGGATCTCATCGAGGATCTCCAGCTCGCACGAAAGGTTGGAAATATTCGGTGGAAGTTTATAAGAAGAAATCCAACCTTTAGATCCATTTTGTcgatgttttgatgttttgctgtattttcCCCCCGGCTCAGGCGTACCACGATCCAATGCTGAAGCTCTCCATCATGACGGAGGAGGAACTGGCTCATATATTCGGTGATCTGGACGCGTACATCCCCCTACACGAGTGTGAGTCCCCTTAAACAGTCTGTAAAATCAGCTGTTCTAAGCCGTGTTTGACCATGCGagcctttctctttttttttttccaacctgcAGACTTGCTCATGAAGCTGACGGAGGGAACTGGCCCCGATGGAACGGTAGCTCAGGTCGGACAGATAGTGATAGACTGGGTGCGTACACACACAGTCAGAGCacgtatttttgttgtttttttttttacagggtaCGACTTTTTCACGTGTTCCGTTTCCCCCTCAGCTGCCGGGTCTGAACGCTTACAAGAACTACTGCAGCAACCAGCTCGCAGCCAAGGCCCTGCTGGACCTGAAGAAGCAGGACAGGCGGGTGCAGGACTTCCTGCAGCGTTGTCTGGAGTCGCCCTTCAGCAGGAAGCTGGACCTGTGGAGCTTCCTGGACATCCCCCGGTCGCGCCTGGTGAAATACCCGCTGCTGCTGCGCGAGATCCTCAGACACACTCCGCCCGACCACGCCGATGTAGCCAACCTGGAGCGAGCTGTGCGTCAGCTTTCATCGGCACCGTCTTCGAACAGAATCGACTGTAAACGTGTGACTGTCCTCTTCTAACTTGTCGGTGTTTCGTTTATTTTCCAGATCACTATAATCCAGGACATTTTGTCTGACATCAACGTGAGAAAAGGCGAGTCTGAGTGCCAGTATTACATCGACAAACTGGAGTTTCTGGATGATAAGCAGCGGGACCCTCTCCTGGACAAATGCAAGACCCTGCTGTGTCACGGCGAGCTGCGCACAAAGAGTGGCTTGGTGGGTACGGGCTCTTCCGCCTTCCTCATGTCCGTTCTCGCTCAGCGAAAGGTCTAACCTCCGCGACGTTTCGCTGCCGTGTTTCAGAGGCTCCACGTGTTCCTCTTCTctgagctgctggttctgaCCCGACCGGTGACCCGCAACGACAGGAGCTGCTTCCAGGTGTACCGACAGCCCATCCCGGTGAGGGACCTGGCTCTGGAGGACCTCCAGGATGGAGAGATCCGCGTGGGCGGGTCCTTCAGGGGAGCGTTCACCAATGGAGAGAAAGGTGAGCTGAGCGGGCTTTTCCTCTGCGCCGTTTGTCTCAGCTACGCTTAGTTTTCGCCGTGAAATGACCTCTTTACACATTAAAGAAGTGTCTGGTGCTTATGTCTGTGTAATTTCAAACGTTACAGCTTTCAGAAATACGAGAAAGTAGATCTTGTCTAAtaagttttttattaaactacattaaaaacctttacatattttaaacaaactaatctGAGACGTCTTACAGATGTTCACTGATGTGTTCAAGACTAActgcaagaaagaaaaatgattaaaatacccgtaaaataatttgttgctGCCCAAATGCAGTGCTGATACACTATCACTTTGTCCTGGACACGGAGGCTACACAAAGTTGAGAAATAtggagtttgtttttagtctggATAAGcgtggggaaaaaaggaaaaatgtttgttttcaaactttcttaaaaaaacagattgctCAGACAGAgtgcttttttaataaaagatagAAAAGCCCAATGGCAGCTGTGTCAGTAAGTTTAAAAAGTTATCTTTTGCTGCTTATCACTGGATACCATAGGCACCCTGTTGGGCACAAGAAAGCTCAGCCCTGTGTGAAAATAGTTGTCACTGTCTGCTTTCTATCACTGAAAACAgtctgaggttgttttttttaaccgtgTTTGGAGTGCAGAGGTAATAAAGCCTGGATAACTGTTCAGATCCGCTGAGGACATCGAAGGTTCGAATCAGAAAAAGTGTGGAGTTTTCGTCTGAAAGCCGTGCAGGAAGCCTGCCtcgttctgtttgttttgtcggTGCCTGAACACGTCTAAGCTGCCAGTGGGacggatttttaaaaaaaacgaaCTTAAAGCCTTTTGTTTCCTCGTCAGACTTTTTGTCGCTCAAAAGCGAAGCCGGTCAGTGATAATTAATGGATTTATTCCTGACGCCGAAGCTTTCAGGCTGCTTTTAACGTCTTTATTTCCTCAATGTACCGTCATACAGAGACccattttattctaaatgtttCGCTAAGAATTCTAATCGCTGTGCAGCGACCAGTCAGTTTATTGCTCATAAAAGTTTCGCCTCATCTGTGTTTCCTGAACACGAACCAAAGTGCTGAAGtagtctaaaaacaaaaagcacagtttGTAGGTAGTATGAGGtttaaaatcatcattttttttggtttatttgcaGCATTATGCAGCCAAACTAATAGCTTCATGTCTTCTGCGTCCGTTCAGCTAAGAACGTTTTCCGCGTGAGCTCCACGGACCCAACCCACGGCCAGTCCCACACCCTGCACGTCAGCGACGTCTACCACAAGCAGCAGTGGCTCAACTGCCTGCGCTCGGCAATGGCCCAACGCCAGGGGGAGTCCGTCCGGACAAAacgccgctcctcctcctcaacaTCGGCGTCGGCGAAGACCTGCGAAGAAGAGACAGACGAGAACTGCCCGCCTGTCTCCGGCCCCAAACTCAGGCCTCAAACGCTGTCCAAAACCAGACTGGGCCAGAAGTTACCGGGACCGCAAAGGAGGAAGGAAACTGGGGTGTAGAAGGCGCAATCAGGGCTCCCCGCCGTGCGTCCTGTGATCATGTTTGTTACtccgttttttattttttattatcatgttTTTAGCTGCACTGACAAACCACCCCCCTCCCGATCATCTCCGTCCGAACATCAAATTCATTCCttacaaaattaaaactggTTTACAAAAGTCCCCGCTAGACTGCGTGTGCAGATGTGTGGCATTTTGACTTCTCTTtactgaagtgtttgtttttgtagcgCTTGTAGCTCATCGGTCCCGTTCTGTGGTCGGTGCGTTCAAACCGTCCGTGTGCGAAGATGTCATTTGCGCCGAGATAAGGAGTCAGGAAACCGAGCTGTTCACAGGAAGCTGCCGAGTCTAAAAAAGTAAACGGCCCGATGAGAGATAACGACCAAAACATATTCCTCAAACGCAGCGAGATGAGAGCATTTCTTCTGAAACGAACTCAGTGCGTTCAGTGGAAATCCGAGTtcagggagacaaaaaaaaacaaaagaaataaaacattttggcttGTACTTCTAGCTCTTCGGACCGTAAGGCTTTTGTGTTGTGCCACGTTAACTTCTCGTTTGTACTTTGACCCTTTTAGTCACTTCCCTTTGCTCGTTGACAAGGGCTGAAACCCGATGTCGCAACATTTCTCCAGCTCAGAACTGTGAAAAGATTCGGACACGAACACTTGAGTCGCgctgtgtttaattttaacGCTTGAAACATCCAAACTCGACTggagaaataaaagctgtaaatcaTTATTCGAAGCACGTTTCGCCTCCTGTTTTCTGTGCTCTGCGAGAGTCGATTCATCCACCAGCCGAGgcggttttctttattttttagccTGAAACGATAATGGA is part of the Kryptolebias marmoratus isolate JLee-2015 linkage group LG11, ASM164957v2, whole genome shotgun sequence genome and harbors:
- the LOC108229909 gene encoding neuroepithelial cell-transforming gene 1 protein, which produces MDEKEEFSGRTTENPKKKLRRISSTTSTTSVISAAEPSPQSLRRNNSKKPPLQRGSSFTFLTPGTPWDFTLKRKRKDKEDDTISLSSFDLKEPNNKRVRPLAKVSSLVNLMSPSKHGAVRRFGQTIQSMSLRNDLKSPVTTRRAACKASGPTPTKRRNSTLWSETLDVHQKSTFSAKEIKRQEAIYELFRGEQDLIEDLQLARKAYHDPMLKLSIMTEEELAHIFGDLDAYIPLHEYLLMKLTEGTGPDGTVAQVGQIVIDWLPGLNAYKNYCSNQLAAKALLDLKKQDRRVQDFLQRCLESPFSRKLDLWSFLDIPRSRLVKYPLLLREILRHTPPDHADVANLERAITIIQDILSDINVRKGESECQYYIDKLEFLDDKQRDPLLDKCKTLLCHGELRTKSGLRLHVFLFSELLVLTRPVTRNDRSCFQVYRQPIPVRDLALEDLQDGEIRVGGSFRGAFTNGEKAKNVFRVSSTDPTHGQSHTLHVSDVYHKQQWLNCLRSAMAQRQGESVRTKRRSSSSTSASAKTCEEETDENCPPVSGPKLRPQTLSKTRLGQKLPGPQRRKETGV